TTACCTTTTTCAAATTCCCAATTAAAAATTGATGAATAAAATCCTTTTAATTGTTCAATATTGTCTGATGGTAATTCAAAATAGTTGATTGTGTTTAAGGAATTGTTTGACATTTTGGATCTCAATAAGGTGACTAACTTGATTCTAGCTTTTGTTTTACTGTTTGTGCTGCTTGCTGTATTCCTTGTCTAATTTTATTTTCTGCTTGACTTCCAGTCAGGAAGTTAGCAATCTTTCCTGTTGTTGGTAATTCGTAGTTTATAGTATGATTTACTGTCGTAGTGTTACCACCATTACTTTGAAAATCTTGTATACTTTCCCAGCTTTGAAACGGACCTTCTGTTTGTCTAGTGACAAGTCTTTTATTTTGTTCTTTTTGAGCAACTTCGAGGATCATTTCATCTTTTTTGCCCATATATTCTCCTTTTACTTTCATTTCAGAACCTTCTTCAGTTTTTTGCCCTGAAAGATTTTCTGATTCTTTAACTATATCACGTGGCAATGAATCCTTAATATTGTCAGGATTTGTATAAAACTCAAAAACCTGTTCTACAGGTGCTTGGATGTCGACATTTGTTGTTATTGTCGTCATTAAAAATCTTTTGAAGGCAAACCTTATATTCAACCAAACCTTGCAAAATGATAGTTAGCACTAGTAAAGAACCATATTCACAATTTTCAAAAGTCAAAATCATTAATCATCTTCTTTGCAGTATGCCGATGGGTGTATCCTATACAAATCGATATCACCTATAATAATAACGAATATTATGGTCGTATAAATTGTTATTTTGTAATAATAACTTACTAGTGTAGACAAACTATGACTATTACCATGGATAGTAATATTGTATCTATCTATATAAACAATGTTATATAACTTAGTTTATGAGTTCAACTATTAATTGGAATGACGCAATAAAAAAAGAAGCCAGAGGTTCGAATGATGAGGATTTTGGTGAGGTTCAAGATTTTTCAAATGGTTATGTTTTTGTACAAAAAGGTATTATCAATAAAGAAAAATTCTTCATACCTCAAGAAAAGGTTGAAAGTTTTGATGGCGATATAGTTCGTTTTAGTATTTCTGCAGAAGAAGCAGCAAGCAAATATCAGGGTGAAGTCTTTCTAGAACCATCTCAGAGTATGGAAGAGCAAACGTCACATTCAGAAGTAAAAGATGAAGTGACAGTACCACTCACTGAAGAAAGATTAGACGTAAACAAAAGAGTTGAGGAAAGCCATACTACTATTACAAAGGAACCAGTTACAGAAACAAAAACTATCGAAGTGCCAGTAACACATGAAGAAGTGTCAATCGAACGAAGGCAACCAACCGGAGACACATCGACCACACAAGAACCAATTACTTCAAGAGAAGATATCGAAATACCCTTAAAGAGTGAAGAAGTAGAAGTTTCAAAGACTCCTTATGTAAAAGAGGAAGTGGTGATAAAGAAAAAACCAGTAACAGAAACCAGACAAGTTACAGAAGAGATCACATCTGAGCAAGTTAATACAGCAAGTATGTAGTATGCAAGAATAGTGAGATTTGATATAGGTATTTCTAAAATACCTAAAAATTTTAGAAACGATTATTCTATTTTGTAATCATCCTTAGTATTATACAAATTAATATAATAAATAATGCAACTTATACTATTATATAGTATCATAATCATTTGACCACAACTACAGAAAATGTAATCTGTACAAACTAGTGGTTATTACAAGCATACAGATGCTCAATGAATTGTAAAAAGGAAATGATGACGTGGCTATTAATAATGTATTCTAAGAATTCAGTCACGCATATTCTCCTTTTAATATAGAAAGTAAGAAAATGAATATTTTTCTAGATTCATTTTATATTGGTGATAAATATATGCCTGAATTAATTAGCGGTTAAAAATAATATAACTATCAGATGCATTCTAAGTCTTTACTATAATTAGTAATTATATTTCTAATCTTAATTTTTCTGACTAAATAAATGAATATATTTTGCAATTAAATTTATTATTCCGTATGAAAGAAGTGATGCAATGAGTGATGAAATAGTAGCCGCTTCAACAGCCGAATAATCCAATTTTAATAATTGTATTATAAGAAAAAACCTCGTTAGGTTATTAACAATATCAAATACGGAGCTAGCAAAAATCATTTTAATTAGAATCTTTCTTAAGGCATGAAAATTGATTTTTCCACTATATATCTTTGTGTATTTTTGTTTGTTGTCTAGGTGAAAAAGAATCGAAAATACTATTTTATACGTCAGAAATCCTGTAATAACAGTCAATGCAGAATTAAGCACATAATTAAGGGAATATTGAGCAGAAAAGTGTGCAATAATTACACTTGACAGAAAGCCTATCGTACCTGAAATGAGTAGATTTTTATTTAAAGAAATAATGTAGTAATATTTTTGATAGGACTGCTGGAGGAACTCACTTATTTTATGCGTTATTGCCGTCACAGTATGTGTCTTGAATTGTTTAATATGTTATTTAACCATCAACAATTCACACTTCTGGATATTACTACTAAAAATAAGAGAAAAATAATTTACTAAATTATAAATTCGGGCGTTATTCTCTAGGATAAAAAATATGTTCAAAGTTGAGGACGACATGCAGGCATGCGATAAGTTGCCAAATTTACAATGTCTTCAGATATTAAATGTATACGGCTATATTCTACATTTGATATTCAGATATCACGAGCGTTCAGCCGAGACTTTTCCACAGAATGACTAGAATACCGAATTATTCGAAAAATTGAATAATTTAATCTAGGGTTAGTCACCTGCAGACGACAGATGTTGCTATAAATGATTTACACAGTTTATTACAAATACCATGAATCAGTAAGTAAAATAGGGAGTGGGGGTAAACTTATTTTTTTGATGTAATAGGCGTTATTGATAATATAAATTAAAAAATTAAATAAATTCAGCGGGCAGCTCCAAATGTAAAGTTTAGGATTAGTTACATAAGAGGTTGTTCAGGAGACTGGTTCAAATGTTACTCAAATATAAGCGTAGCCTGCTTATCGAAAAAAAGTTTAATATTTAGACTATAATATTTTTAGTATGGGTTCAGATCCAGGTACTGATATACCCCAAGCCCAAGGGTTAGATAAGGAAAACGTGGGCCAACATAGTATAGATGATAAAAAACCAGGCGGAGAACAGTGCAGTATTTGTGGATTAGTTGCACGCAATAATATTGAACTAGACGAACATATCAAACATGCTCATAGCCAGAGAGATCCTAACAATTCAGATGATGTGTATTCAGACGAACAAAAAATAGATCCATTCGTGAAAACTGAAGATTAGTTTTTTGAATGGCAATTTTAAATAAGAAAAGTAATAGAGACGTGATCATAAATCCAGGTTTAAAGAGTTTTAGCCATCAACATCACCCAATGATTCTTTTTTACAAACCATCAAAGACGGTGAATAGAAAACGATCATAGTCAAAATATTATTTGATTCATCATTATCCCGTTTTTGTAACCACTTTAAAACTATTTTGTAAATTAAAAAAAGGAATAGATGTTGAGATCCAACTTTTTAAGAGGATCACGAGTTCCTATCTTTTGATATGAATAGTGCGAGAATTCCCTTGTTTTCTGGATCAATAGCGAAGTGATTAAATCAACAGGTGCAGCACAGACCTTTCGAATATGAACCTCGTAGATTGATTCAATTTTTTATATAGTATCTGACCCGTTTCAAAGTGCATTAAGAGTGTCATTTCTTGACGCCTCGTTATATGATTAACAATTCAGGCATTGTAATATTATATGGCGATAATTGTATGTCATTACATTTTCTGCTATAACAAATCCACAGCAGCCACAAATATGTGATTCCAGTTCGACCCCTTTGACTATCTTATTCTTATCAACACCGCTAAAGATAATTCTTTTCTCTGCGTTAGATGGTGATATGACCTGAAGTTTAATTATTTTAGTCTTTTGACATTTATTTGCAGGAACAGATAAAGTGTACTCTTTTTTCTTATAACAAAAGTAATTAAATAATCTGGCTTCATCATAAGTACGTCAATTTGAATTTTTACAGTTGGATACTGACTTTTACCATCATCTCTATCGAATCATATGACGACACTCCCGTCAAGACTGGTTTACATAATATTTCTAAAATTTTTAATCTCTATTGTTTCAAAATCTGTCCAAATATTATAGCCTGTAAAAATAAATACTTGAAAGTGTAGATGTGGAATATAGGTATACCCCGTCATTCCAACTTTGGATATCTCTTCACCGACATGAACCACTTGATTTAATTTGACCTTGGAGCTTTTGTAATCAAGGTGGTCATATCTGGAATATTCTCCATTTGAATGTTTGATAGTAATAAAATTAGTGTAAAACCAATATGATGCATCAGGTCCTCCAACGTTAGAGTCATCCTTGAGGTGACTAACTACACCGTCTGCTGCCGCAAGAACGGGTGTACCTATAGGAGCGATAAAATCCACTGCATTTCGAAGCTTACCAACATGAGCAGGAGAAGATCTATCTATCCTTTGTAACAATTCTCTTGGGATGGGTAATGCGTATATGTTTTTTGTTCTCATATAAAAAAAATATTCACTTTATGTTGATCATAATTTAATAAACTATAATAAGACCATCTCTACATCATGTAGGCATATTAGATATTTGACGATTGGACTATCTGACTATTCTTTCCGGTATCCGATTCTACTACTTTTTATATTTTTGTTTATTTTGTTAAATTACTACCATGTAGTGAGAATGTTTTCTTGACAGGTTCATAAATATAAAAGGGATGTTAAATGTATTAGATCAGTGTCAAGAATATCATCCAAATCAAAATCCCCTTTTGATATATTTGGAGATTTTAGGAAACTGGAATTGATATCCTCTGAGCACAAATTATTAATAACTTCTTTTCCTGGTTTTAATAGAATAAATAAAGATGAAATAAAACCCAGATACATTCTTGAAGTAACTAAAGAAAACATTGACTATTGCAAGAATTTAATGAAGGTACTTGATCTTCGTCATTTAGACAACCTTCAAGGGAACTTTCTACTCTATAAAAACAAGTATTGGTTTCTTTATAGCGCCAATAATTCCCACCCAAAGGGTAATAAAGAGAAAATAGAAAGGAACAAAAATATGGATCTCTTACTTGGTAACAATTCCACTCCGGAATTTGTAGACCAACAACAAAAATTCTTTGATACAATTTGGGATAATTCCATCCCTGCATCTGTTAAAGTTAAAGAATTAGAAAATTCCGAAAAAGGATTATCCAATTTTGATAATATCCTCAACAGCAATTTTCGCGATGAGGTTTTTGACCCACGAAGTAACAGTAATATTGATGATTTGAAGAATACAGTGAGGATAATTAGACATAAACAGCAAAGTGAACATTTATTATTGTCTAGTGTTTATAATGCAAGTTCTGAGGTTCTTTTAACTACTAGTTCGGTTAAATATTTAGAACATCTCTGCAAAATAGGCCTAGTAGCAAGTTTAAGACATGCCATAGGTCAAAAAGCAAGAATAATCCTTCTTTATTCTGATTATAAAAACAAGGAAATATTTGATAAAGATATCTTGAATTTAATCTCTGATATTAAAGATCATGTTAAACTTGAACATATCACAGGTACCGTGGGTAACGTATTGATTGTTGATAGTTCTAAAATACTATTGTTAAATGGTGAAGGAAAAGAAGAAGATGATAAAGATGAGGTAGAAGCATCAGCTGAACTCAAGAACAGCGATATTTGCGGAGTCTATAGCAATAATAAATCAATTGTAAACAACTATGGGGCATTATTCGATACTCTTTTGAATGAAAAGGAAGTCCTTGGATATGTAGCTAAGGTAAAGGACCAACTTGAAATTTCCAATAAGGAGTTGATAGAGTCTAATAAAAAATTAAAGATAAACTCAGAGTTACAGTTAGAGTTTATCAATTTGGCTGCTCATGAGCTTAGAACACCCACTCAAGCTATCGTAGGATATATTGATATGATTGAAAATTATCCTGATGACAGCAGTGATAATCAGAATTATCTAAAGTCTATTATGAGAAATGCAAACAGGTTGGTAAGATTAGTAGATGATTTGTTAGATGTTGCACGAATAGAATCACGCACGATGATCTTAGCTAAGGAGATAACAAATCTGGAACATTTAGTTAATACAATTGTTCAAGATTTTAGAGTTGATTTAGAAAGTAAAAAGCGGATAGAAGATAATAAGAACGATAATAACAATCGTGATGATGATGAAGTTGAGCATCGTAAGAAGAAGAACTTAGAAATTATTTCGACTTTAGATTTAGATCAAGTAAACAACAAGACAGGATTTGATGTAATGATAGACCGAAGTAAAATAAGTCAAGCCCTATCAAACATTATTGGTAATTCCTTAAACTCTATCTACAGAAATAAGAAAAATAGTGATATTGACAGTAATTATGTTAGTATAATTATATCAAAGAGTATGAACCACGAGAACAAGAAAAGAGACGATGACCGTATTCCTAAAGAAAACAAAAAAATGAAATATTAGTGACCATTAAAGATACTGGTAAAGGCATAGATTCTGAAATTCTTCCAAGACTGTTTACAAAATTTGCCACTAACAGATATTCAGGAACAGGGCTGGGATTGTATATTACTAAAGCTATTATCGAAGCTCATGGAGGGAGAATCTGGGCAGAAAACAATCAGAATGAAAGGGGTGCTACTTTTAGATTTACACTACCACTAGTACGAACAGGAAATTGAACCCATTCATTTTTATGTGTTAAAGTCTGGATGTGTATCCTATTCCTTTTTTTCAAACAATTTTTTTGCCTCAAGTATTTTTTCTTCAAAGTTGGTGCTAATGACAAAATTCGGTTCGATTCCCATCTTTTCATAAAGTATGCGAAGGATTCTTCTCTGAATGACTCTTGTCCCCCCATCTATAGTAGCTATTAAAGCATTAGTAAGCTCATGAGGATTATTGTAAGTATCTGTCAGCCGGATAGAGTATTTTTCTTGGACATGAATTTTAATAATTCTGGCAATATGTGGTCCCATCACAGATAGAGCTTCATTCACAGATTCTCCATATATTTTTACAAAATCTTTTTCTCTTTGCAAATGGATTCAATCCTTATTTTAGAATGGTTGTAGTCTCTTAATTTCCGGTTTATACATGTTTGATAGCCCCTGCATATCATGTTGGAATCATTTATCGTAGTTGTCATATTCTGCACTCTTCCTCTACTTTCTAGCAATACCTGAGAAAATTCCGGTATAGTCGTCCCCAATAGGACCCACTATTTCCAAGCCCTTGTCTTTTGTAATTACAAACTCTAGTATGGCCCCATCCTGATGTGACATGCTTACTTTTAAAATCATCATTATGCGTTTCATACGTCCATATAATTCTACAAATCTAAGCAGGATTACATTATTAAAAAGAGGGGATAAATTCAGCTCAGTAACCTGGAAAATATTTTTCTGAGCCCCAAGTAGAGTAACGAGCGTTGTAACCTGATATCTGCGCACAAGACTAGAAATACGCTCTGTTATGTCATGCAAATCATCTTTATACCTATGTTCATAGATTGAGAGGCCGTCTATAAC
This Candidatus Nitrosocosmicus oleophilus DNA region includes the following protein-coding sequences:
- a CDS encoding YsnF/AvaK domain-containing protein codes for the protein MSSTINWNDAIKKEARGSNDEDFGEVQDFSNGYVFVQKGIINKEKFFIPQEKVESFDGDIVRFSISAEEAASKYQGEVFLEPSQSMEEQTSHSEVKDEVTVPLTEERLDVNKRVEESHTTITKEPVTETKTIEVPVTHEEVSIERRQPTGDTSTTQEPITSREDIEIPLKSEEVEVSKTPYVKEEVVIKKKPVTETRQVTEEITSEQVNTASM
- a CDS encoding SRPBCC family protein, producing MTTITTNVDIQAPVEQVFEFYTNPDNIKDSLPRDIVKESENLSGQKTEEGSEMKVKGEYMGKKDEMILEVAQKEQNKRLVTRQTEGPFQSWESIQDFQSNGGNTTTVNHTINYELPTTGKIANFLTGSQAENKIRQGIQQAAQTVKQKLESS
- a CDS encoding sensor histidine kinase, producing the protein MTIKDTGKGIDSEILPRLFTKFATNRYSGTGLGLYITKAIIEAHGGRIWAENNQNERGATFRFTLPLVRTGN
- a CDS encoding sensor histidine kinase is translated as MSRISSKSKSPFDIFGDFRKLELISSEHKLLITSFPGFNRINKDEIKPRYILEVTKENIDYCKNLMKVLDLRHLDNLQGNFLLYKNKYWFLYSANNSHPKGNKEKIERNKNMDLLLGNNSTPEFVDQQQKFFDTIWDNSIPASVKVKELENSEKGLSNFDNILNSNFRDEVFDPRSNSNIDDLKNTVRIIRHKQQSEHLLLSSVYNASSEVLLTTSSVKYLEHLCKIGLVASLRHAIGQKARIILLYSDYKNKEIFDKDILNLISDIKDHVKLEHITGTVGNVLIVDSSKILLLNGEGKEEDDKDEVEASAELKNSDICGVYSNNKSIVNNYGALFDTLLNEKEVLGYVAKVKDQLEISNKELIESNKKLKINSELQLEFINLAAHELRTPTQAIVGYIDMIENYPDDSSDNQNYLKSIMRNANRLVRLVDDLLDVARIESRTMILAKEITNLEHLVNTIVQDFRVDLESKKRIEDNKNDNNNRDDDEVEHRKKKNLEIISTLDLDQVNNKTGFDVMIDRSKISQALSNIIGNSLNSIYRNKKNSDIDSNYVSIIISKSMNHENKKRDDDRIPKENKKMKY
- a CDS encoding M23 family metallopeptidase is translated as MRTKNIYALPIPRELLQRIDRSSPAHVGKLRNAVDFIAPIGTPVLAAADGVVSHLKDDSNVGGPDASYWFYTNFITIKHSNGEYSRYDHLDYKSSKVKLNQVVHVGEEISKVGMTGYTYIPHLHFQVFIFTGYNIWTDFETIEIKNFRNIM